The Streptomyces nigra genome includes the window GTCATGATCATGCCCTTCGGATCGATCGGCGGGCCGGAATCCCGGCCTTCTGATGATCGAAAATCTACGGTCGCCGGCCGCCGCCCTGAAGGGGCGTTCCCCGGCGCTCTCCTTGATCCGCCGGTGAATCCTCTGCTATCTCTCGGTCATGACCGCGTATTCCCCGGACGCCACCGACTGGCGCATCCTCGACGTCCTCCAGCGGGACGGCCGCGCCAGCTACGCCGAACTCGCCCGCGCCGTCTCCATGTCCGCGAGCGCGGTCACCGAGCGGGTGCGCCGGCTGGAGGAGGCGGGCGTCATCCAGGGGTACGCGGCGGTCGTCGACCCCGAGCGACTGGGCCTGCCGATCCTGGCCTTCGTCCGCCTGCGCTATCCCCACGGCAACTACAAGCCCTTCCACGACCTGGTC containing:
- a CDS encoding Lrp/AsnC family transcriptional regulator, yielding MTAYSPDATDWRILDVLQRDGRASYAELARAVSMSASAVTERVRRLEEAGVIQGYAAVVDPERLGLPILAFVRLRYPHGNYKPFHDLVAVTPEVLEAHHVTGDDCFVIKVMARSMRHLEEVSGRIGALGSVTTSVVYSSPLPRRAVGQ